One Brevibacterium spongiae DNA segment encodes these proteins:
- a CDS encoding hemolysin family protein produces the protein MYFLGAALCLVIAATLSAVDAALLNVSHHAVEEVKEEGKRAAVRVEKILADLPTNINVIIFVRNFLEALATVFIALAYDSYYSVGPLMVFLTVLTASVAVFIIAGVSPRTIGKRRSLAVCLNLSWVVRIVLVVLKPLTRILVVLGNLLTPDKVYKDGPFVTSEQLRDLVERASESDVIEDGEREMIQSVFNLSDTSANEVMVPRTDLITVDADVSLQKTMSLFFRSGFSRIPVCGNDLDDVRGVAYLKDVARRLNLHPDEADRPIGSLARSVLFVPETKPADDLLRQMQLDSTHLAILVDEYGGTAGLVTIEDIVEEIVGEIEDEYDNGDDELIAEADGSFVISTRMSISDFAEYFDVRIDEDDVNSVGGLLSKLIDRVPIDGSHASIEGLNITAMEGQGRRHRITHVRVTRNADDTAEAKTVAAGSPGTKEED, from the coding sequence ATGTACTTCCTCGGGGCGGCTCTGTGCCTCGTCATCGCCGCCACACTCTCAGCCGTCGATGCGGCTCTGCTCAACGTCTCCCACCATGCTGTCGAGGAGGTGAAGGAAGAGGGCAAGCGCGCGGCAGTGCGTGTGGAGAAGATCCTCGCCGACCTGCCGACGAACATCAACGTCATCATCTTCGTCCGCAACTTCCTCGAGGCGCTGGCCACGGTCTTCATCGCCCTGGCCTATGACTCGTACTATTCGGTGGGGCCGCTCATGGTCTTCCTCACGGTGCTCACCGCCTCGGTGGCCGTGTTCATCATCGCGGGCGTGTCCCCGCGCACGATCGGCAAACGCAGGTCCCTGGCCGTGTGTCTCAACCTCAGCTGGGTCGTGCGCATCGTCCTCGTCGTCCTCAAACCGCTCACCCGCATCCTCGTCGTCCTCGGCAACCTGCTGACCCCGGACAAGGTGTACAAGGACGGTCCGTTCGTGACGTCCGAGCAGCTGCGCGACCTCGTGGAGAGGGCCAGCGAATCCGACGTCATCGAAGACGGCGAACGCGAGATGATCCAGTCTGTGTTCAACCTCTCCGACACCTCCGCGAACGAGGTCATGGTTCCGCGCACCGACCTCATCACCGTCGACGCCGATGTCAGCCTGCAGAAGACGATGAGTCTGTTCTTCCGGTCCGGCTTCTCCCGCATCCCCGTGTGCGGCAACGACCTCGACGACGTCCGCGGCGTCGCCTACCTCAAAGACGTGGCCCGGCGCCTCAACCTCCACCCCGATGAAGCCGATCGGCCCATCGGGTCGCTGGCGCGCAGCGTGCTCTTCGTGCCTGAGACGAAACCGGCTGATGATCTGCTGCGGCAGATGCAGCTGGACTCCACGCATCTGGCGATCCTCGTCGACGAATACGGCGGCACCGCCGGGCTCGTGACCATCGAGGACATCGTCGAGGAGATCGTCGGAGAGATCGAAGACGAATACGACAACGGCGACGACGAACTCATCGCCGAGGCGGACGGGTCGTTCGTCATCAGCACCCGCATGTCGATCTCGGACTTCGCCGAGTACTTCGACGTGCGCATCGACGAAGACGACGTCAACAGCGTCGGCGGACTGCTGTCGAAACTCATCGACAGGGTGCCCATCGACGGTTCGCATGCGAGCATCGAAGGCCTGAACATCACAGCGATGGAAGGCCAAGGACGCCGCCACCGCATCACCCATGTGCGGGTCACCCGCAACGCAGACGACACTGCCGAGGCGAAGACAGTCGCGGCCGGAAGCCCGGGGACGAAGGAAGAAGACTGA
- the ybeY gene encoding rRNA maturation RNase YbeY yields the protein MNTEILNETDAEVDLDEVVALTEYLGEALHMHPGAELAVTMVDSTAMSELHVTWMDLEGPTDVMSFPMDQLHQGEPDRPTEGQMGDIIICPEVAAAQAETAGHSTMDEILLLTVHGFLHLLGYDHGEPEEREEMFALQRHLLLTFFAARYDGRTDIPTPTEV from the coding sequence ATGAACACCGAGATCCTCAATGAGACCGACGCCGAGGTGGACCTCGACGAGGTCGTGGCGCTGACCGAATACCTCGGTGAGGCCCTCCACATGCATCCCGGTGCCGAACTCGCCGTGACCATGGTCGATTCCACGGCGATGTCGGAGCTGCATGTCACGTGGATGGACCTCGAAGGACCGACCGACGTGATGTCCTTCCCCATGGATCAGCTTCACCAGGGCGAACCCGATCGACCAACCGAAGGACAGATGGGCGACATCATCATCTGCCCCGAGGTGGCCGCGGCCCAAGCCGAAACCGCCGGCCACTCGACGATGGATGAGATCCTGCTGCTGACGGTGCATGGATTCCTCCACCTCCTCGGCTACGACCACGGCGAGCCCGAAGAGCGTGAGGAGATGTTCGCCCTGCAGCGGCATCTGCTGCTGACCTTCTTCGCCGCCCGCTACGACGGTCGCACCGACATTCCCACCCCCACCGAGGTCTGA
- a CDS encoding PhoH family protein: MQRNILDITHPTTDPVNTDSDSTGADAPADSHAADSVRLVIPDSIDLVEFFGPGEANLRTLEKSFDDLDIHVRANQVQAAGDPKRVEAFVSVIGELKKLYAAGHRINDETIERVTKFSSEGAAASAVLGTNILSTRGKSIRPKTMGQHDYVKAIRNHTITFGIGPAGTGKTYLAMAMAVNALQHKEVSRIILTRPAVEAGESLGYLPGTLNEKIDPYVRPLYDALHDMVDPESIPLLIETGTIEVAPLAYMRGRTLNDAFIILDEAQNTTAEQMKMFLTRLGFGSRMVVTGDVSQIDLPGKTRSGLKVVREILDGIDDMQFCELGSKDVVRHSLVTKIVEAYDLWGSAE, encoded by the coding sequence ATGCAAAGGAACATTCTGGACATCACCCACCCCACCACGGACCCTGTGAACACCGACTCCGACTCGACCGGCGCCGACGCCCCGGCGGACTCCCATGCCGCTGACTCCGTGCGGCTCGTCATCCCCGACTCCATCGACCTCGTCGAATTCTTCGGACCCGGGGAAGCGAACCTGCGCACCCTGGAGAAGTCGTTCGACGACCTCGACATCCACGTGCGCGCCAACCAGGTCCAGGCCGCCGGCGATCCGAAACGGGTCGAAGCCTTCGTCAGCGTCATCGGAGAGCTGAAGAAGCTCTACGCGGCCGGACATCGGATCAACGATGAGACGATCGAACGGGTCACGAAGTTCTCTTCCGAAGGGGCGGCCGCCTCGGCGGTGTTGGGCACGAACATCCTGTCCACGCGGGGCAAGTCGATCCGTCCGAAGACGATGGGCCAGCACGACTACGTCAAGGCCATCCGCAACCACACGATCACCTTCGGCATCGGCCCCGCCGGCACCGGCAAGACCTACCTGGCCATGGCGATGGCCGTCAACGCCCTCCAGCACAAAGAGGTCTCGCGGATCATCCTCACCCGGCCCGCCGTCGAAGCCGGCGAATCCCTGGGCTACCTGCCGGGCACCCTGAACGAGAAGATCGACCCCTATGTGCGCCCGCTCTACGATGCGCTGCACGATATGGTCGACCCCGAATCGATCCCGCTGCTCATCGAGACCGGCACCATCGAGGTCGCACCCTTGGCGTATATGCGCGGACGCACACTCAACGATGCCTTCATCATCCTCGACGAAGCACAGAACACGACTGCCGAGCAGATGAAGATGTTCCTCACCCGGCTCGGCTTCGGCTCACGCATGGTCGTGACCGGAGACGTCTCCCAGATCGACCTGCCGGGCAAGACCCGCAGCGGACTCAAGGTCGTGCGTGAGATCCTCGACGGCATCGACGACATGCAGTTCTGCGAACTGGGCAGCAAGGACGTCGTCCGGCACTCGCTGGTGACGAAGATCGTCGAAGCCTACGACCTGTGGGGGAGTGCCGAATGA
- a CDS encoding 16S rRNA (uracil(1498)-N(3))-methyltransferase codes for MSLPVFRSAAAAEAVPGQVLTLGEDVAGHAVRVRRIGPGEVIDIVDGAGTRARGTVTTASATEVSIDVTAVTTEPAPAPRLVLVQALAKGDRDLQAIETATEIGVDDVIPWAAERSIADWPAKKREKMAAKWENLLHAASLQARRSHFPQLHELVRGASLARHLDDSDAVFVLHETAQTTLTAALRDLTTGELPDRIVFVVGPEGGISDSELTALQEHGAAPVLLGPTILRSSSAGSAGLVLAQNSLGRW; via the coding sequence GTGAGCCTTCCCGTCTTCCGCTCCGCAGCGGCCGCCGAGGCGGTCCCCGGACAGGTCCTCACCCTCGGTGAGGACGTGGCCGGGCATGCGGTGCGGGTGCGACGGATCGGGCCCGGCGAGGTCATCGACATCGTCGACGGGGCCGGCACACGTGCCCGCGGCACCGTCACGACCGCCTCGGCGACGGAAGTCTCCATCGACGTCACCGCTGTGACCACGGAACCGGCCCCGGCACCGCGCCTCGTCCTCGTCCAAGCACTGGCCAAGGGAGACCGCGACCTGCAGGCCATCGAAACGGCCACAGAGATCGGCGTCGACGACGTCATTCCCTGGGCCGCCGAGCGCTCGATCGCCGACTGGCCGGCGAAGAAGCGGGAGAAGATGGCGGCGAAATGGGAGAACCTGCTCCACGCCGCATCCCTGCAGGCCAGGCGCTCCCACTTCCCGCAGCTGCACGAACTCGTCCGCGGCGCCTCCCTGGCCCGACACCTCGACGATTCCGATGCGGTCTTCGTCCTCCATGAGACCGCGCAGACCACGCTGACTGCTGCCCTGCGAGACCTCACGACAGGCGAACTGCCCGACCGCATCGTCTTCGTCGTCGGACCCGAAGGCGGCATCAGCGACAGCGAACTCACGGCCCTGCAGGAACATGGCGCCGCACCTGTGCTGCTGGGCCCGACCATCCTGCGATCCTCGTCTGCCGGATCCGCCGGCCTCGTCTTGGCCCAGAATTCATTGGGCCGATGGTGA
- the dnaJ gene encoding molecular chaperone DnaJ translates to MADHYETLGVSKDASAAEIKSSYRKLARKYHPDVNPGHEDEFKAISLAYDVLSDPEKRRNYDMGGGENGQGFPAGGGFGGFGDIFETFFGGGGGQAAGPIPRTQRGKDALVGVNIDLRTAAFGGTVDLDVTTAVVCDTCSGAGTQEGTSVETCSLCHGAGSVQRMTRTLLGQMVTNQTCNSCHGFGTVIPNPCLNCQGDGRVRKQRTMKIRIPAGVSDGTRIQLSSQGEVGPGGGPAGDLFVEVMVTRHEVFHRDGDNLRAAVAVPMTAATLGATIPFETFDGTQDLNIAAGTQSGTVVKLPGLGATRLRSETRGDLLITVDVLTPEKLDDEQRELLEKLAQLRGEEAPRAQISTENRGVFSRMRERFAGR, encoded by the coding sequence GTGGCCGATCACTATGAAACACTCGGAGTGTCCAAGGATGCTTCTGCGGCTGAGATCAAGTCGTCGTACAGGAAGCTGGCACGCAAATACCACCCGGACGTCAATCCCGGCCACGAGGACGAATTCAAAGCCATCTCACTGGCCTACGATGTGCTCTCCGACCCGGAGAAGCGCCGCAACTACGACATGGGCGGCGGCGAGAACGGTCAGGGCTTCCCAGCCGGCGGCGGCTTCGGCGGTTTCGGAGACATCTTCGAAACCTTCTTCGGCGGCGGAGGCGGACAGGCGGCAGGCCCGATCCCACGCACCCAGCGCGGCAAGGACGCGCTCGTCGGGGTCAACATCGACCTCAGGACCGCGGCCTTCGGCGGCACCGTCGACCTCGATGTGACCACCGCCGTCGTCTGCGACACGTGCTCCGGTGCCGGAACCCAGGAAGGCACCTCGGTCGAGACATGCAGCCTGTGCCATGGTGCCGGCAGCGTCCAGCGCATGACCCGGACCCTGCTGGGCCAGATGGTCACGAACCAGACGTGCAACTCCTGCCACGGCTTCGGCACAGTCATCCCGAACCCCTGCCTCAACTGCCAGGGCGACGGACGAGTGCGCAAGCAGCGGACGATGAAGATCCGCATTCCCGCCGGAGTCTCCGACGGCACCCGCATCCAGCTCTCCAGCCAGGGCGAGGTCGGCCCCGGCGGCGGACCCGCCGGCGACCTCTTCGTCGAGGTCATGGTCACCCGCCATGAGGTCTTCCACCGTGACGGCGACAACCTCCGTGCCGCAGTGGCCGTGCCGATGACAGCGGCCACCCTGGGTGCGACGATCCCGTTCGAAACCTTCGACGGAACCCAGGACCTCAACATCGCCGCCGGCACCCAGTCGGGCACGGTCGTCAAACTTCCCGGACTCGGAGCGACCCGCCTGCGTTCGGAGACCCGCGGCGACCTGCTCATCACCGTCGATGTGCTCACCCCCGAGAAGCTCGATGACGAACAGCGCGAGCTGCTCGAGAAGCTCGCACAGCTGCGCGGAGAAGAAGCCCCGCGCGCGCAGATCAGCACCGAGAACCGTGGAGTGTTCTCCCGGATGCGCGAAAGGTTCGCCGGTCGGTGA